The following are from one region of the Gammaproteobacteria bacterium genome:
- a CDS encoding flagellinolysin, translating to MSLSINTNLGALNTSRHLSATTNDLNRSLERLSSGMRINSAKDDAAGLAISGRMTSQIRGLNQATRNASDGISMLQTADGALNSITSAMQRIRELSIQAANSTNSVSDKKALQEEANQLIQEIEKVSTTTAFNGDKVFDSSGSSVLGNSDQLAVMYGLQNGWLEDAESKIQQYFGITADGADLNIELTTFTDGAGGTAARVVGAVPGSYTGKATNVKLQIDMSDFTPPNLPDGGTAPFYNDRIIAHEMVHAVMYRSMNIGSMFEPAADQKWFMEGAAEFIHGADERLQSSINSVGIGGVMTRAATFGSAGAAWGGTSDDYSAAYAAVRYLHQVIKDNGGSGIKDVMVYLNQHQTATLSDAINAATGGLYANADAFNADFVAHGAAFIAGMNLTDTDTGAIGGADADGGPIQTATSVIPDSGSRSGTNPLSGFYEIWENINAAAVGNNKQLQVGANKGDTLDVTFGAVNTVAMGIQNLDLVNNAGFATYMMDLALNHIGEERSKIGAQLNRLESVVTNNNISTESAVASQSRIQDADYAQEATSLTKAQIMQKAATAVLAQANTSPQLLLALLK from the coding sequence ATGAGTTTGTCGATTAATACAAATTTGGGAGCGCTGAATACTTCGCGGCACTTGTCGGCGACCACAAACGATTTGAATCGCTCATTGGAGCGGTTGTCATCGGGTATGCGTATTAACAGTGCAAAAGATGATGCCGCCGGCCTTGCCATCTCCGGACGTATGACATCACAAATTCGCGGCTTGAATCAGGCCACCCGGAATGCCAGCGACGGCATTTCCATGCTGCAAACCGCCGACGGCGCATTGAACTCAATAACCTCCGCAATGCAGCGCATCCGCGAGCTTTCCATACAGGCGGCAAATTCAACCAACAGCGTGAGCGATAAGAAAGCGCTGCAAGAAGAAGCGAATCAACTGATTCAGGAAATAGAAAAAGTCTCCACCACGACGGCATTCAATGGCGACAAGGTATTTGATTCCTCCGGCAGCAGTGTCCTGGGTAATTCGGATCAATTGGCTGTTATGTACGGATTACAAAACGGCTGGCTGGAAGATGCGGAAAGCAAGATCCAGCAATACTTCGGCATCACCGCCGACGGTGCCGATCTGAATATCGAACTGACCACTTTCACCGACGGCGCGGGTGGCACCGCCGCCCGGGTTGTCGGTGCAGTGCCTGGTAGCTATACCGGCAAAGCAACCAATGTCAAATTGCAGATCGACATGAGCGATTTTACGCCGCCCAATTTACCGGACGGCGGAACCGCACCGTTTTATAACGACCGGATCATTGCGCATGAAATGGTGCACGCCGTCATGTACCGCAGCATGAATATCGGTTCGATGTTTGAGCCCGCGGCAGACCAAAAATGGTTTATGGAAGGCGCTGCGGAATTCATCCATGGTGCCGACGAACGCTTGCAATCTTCGATCAACAGCGTCGGCATTGGCGGCGTCATGACGCGGGCAGCGACTTTCGGTTCGGCAGGCGCAGCCTGGGGCGGTACGTCGGATGATTACTCCGCAGCTTACGCCGCTGTGCGTTACCTGCATCAAGTCATCAAGGATAACGGCGGCTCGGGCATCAAGGATGTTATGGTTTATCTGAACCAGCATCAGACAGCTACCCTCAGCGATGCGATCAATGCAGCAACGGGCGGCCTATATGCGAATGCCGATGCGTTTAATGCGGATTTTGTCGCACATGGCGCCGCATTCATCGCCGGTATGAATCTCACCGATACCGATACCGGTGCGATTGGCGGTGCAGATGCCGATGGCGGACCGATCCAAACCGCAACAAGCGTTATCCCCGATAGCGGCTCACGTAGCGGCACCAATCCACTCAGCGGGTTTTACGAAATCTGGGAAAATATCAATGCCGCCGCAGTCGGCAACAACAAACAACTTCAAGTCGGTGCAAACAAAGGGGACACCCTGGATGTCACTTTCGGCGCAGTGAATACCGTCGCCATGGGCATACAAAATCTGGATCTGGTCAATAATGCAGGATTTGCCACTTATATGATGGATCTTGCTTTGAATCACATCGGTGAAGAAAGATCGAAGATCGGTGCACAACTTAACCGGCTGGAATCTGTTGTCACCAACAACAATATCAGTACTGAATCTGCCGTAGCCAGCCAATCGCGCATCCAAGATGCCGACTATGCGCAAGAAGCAACTTCTCTGACCAAAGCGCAGATCATGCAAAAAGCTGCAACTGCCGTGTTAGCTCAAGCAAACACATCACCGCAACTATTGCTGGCGCTGCTTAAGTAA
- the chrA gene encoding chromate efflux transporter, producing the protein MSSAEQQTLSRPEPVSFMEAFIYWLKLGFISFGGPAGQISMMHQELVERRRWISEQRFLHALNYTMVLPGPEAQQLATYIGWLMHGTWGGIVAGALFVLPSLIILMILTWIYLVYSEVPAVAGILYGIKPAVTAIVLFAAYRIGSRALKNNLLRAISVAAFVAIFAFKLPFPYIMLIAGLIGYIGFHCMPDKFQTGGHHAKSKNTYGPALIDDHTPIPEHARFQWSRFLVLLVTGLLIWGGVMLLLAMQYGWEGTLTQMGWFFTKAALMTFGGAYAVLPYVYQGGVEHYAWLNPTQMIDGLALGETTPGPLIMIVAFVGFVGGWTKALFGSDLLMLAGICGASVATLFTFLPSFVFILLGGPAVEATRHDLKFTAPLTGITAAVVGVIVNLAVFFAYHVLWPKGFDAAFEWFSALIGVAAFIALFRYKAGIVAVIGACAVVGLSYSLLLN; encoded by the coding sequence ATGTCATCCGCCGAGCAGCAAACGTTAAGCCGGCCCGAGCCGGTATCGTTCATGGAAGCATTCATCTATTGGCTGAAACTCGGTTTCATCAGTTTCGGCGGTCCGGCGGGGCAAATCAGCATGATGCACCAGGAATTGGTCGAAAGACGGCGTTGGATTTCGGAACAGCGTTTTTTACATGCGTTGAATTACACCATGGTGCTGCCCGGCCCGGAAGCCCAGCAACTGGCCACCTACATCGGCTGGTTGATGCACGGCACCTGGGGCGGCATTGTGGCCGGCGCGCTGTTCGTGCTGCCGTCGCTCATCATTCTGATGATTCTGACATGGATCTATCTGGTTTATAGCGAAGTCCCGGCCGTCGCGGGCATTTTGTACGGTATCAAACCCGCAGTCACGGCGATTGTGCTTTTCGCGGCCTACCGCATCGGTTCTAGAGCGCTGAAAAACAATCTGCTGCGTGCAATTTCGGTTGCCGCATTTGTAGCCATCTTTGCGTTCAAGCTCCCTTTCCCATATATCATGCTGATAGCGGGCTTAATCGGCTATATCGGGTTTCATTGCATGCCGGACAAATTCCAAACCGGCGGGCACCACGCAAAATCGAAAAATACTTATGGTCCCGCCTTGATCGATGATCATACCCCTATTCCCGAACACGCCCGCTTCCAGTGGAGCCGGTTCCTGGTATTGCTGGTAACCGGACTGCTGATTTGGGGTGGAGTCATGTTGCTGCTGGCTATGCAGTACGGTTGGGAAGGCACATTGACACAAATGGGCTGGTTCTTCACTAAGGCCGCATTGATGACATTTGGCGGCGCTTATGCGGTTTTACCCTATGTTTATCAGGGCGGAGTCGAACATTATGCTTGGCTGAATCCAACGCAAATGATCGACGGATTGGCATTGGGTGAAACGACACCGGGCCCGCTGATCATGATTGTGGCTTTTGTCGGTTTTGTCGGTGGCTGGACCAAGGCGCTTTTCGGATCCGATCTGCTGATGCTGGCGGGGATTTGCGGTGCATCGGTTGCAACGCTGTTTACATTCTTACCTTCGTTTGTGTTCATTCTGCTCGGTGGCCCCGCGGTGGAAGCAACCCGTCACGACCTCAAATTTACCGCACCGCTCACCGGCATCACGGCCGCGGTTGTTGGCGTTATCGTCAACCTGGCGGTGTTCTTCGCTTACCACGTGCTGTGGCCAAAAGGGTTTGATGCGGCATTCGAATGGTTCTCCGCGCTGATCGGCGTTGCGGCATTTATCGCGCTGTTCCGGTATAAAGCCGGAATTGTCGCGGTCATTGGAGCCTGCGCTGTCGTGGGATTAAGTTATTCGTTGCTGCTGAATTAA
- a CDS encoding DUF2130 domain-containing protein — protein sequence MTEPTIRCPQCTSEIKLTESLAAPLIQATRQEYEAKLAQKETDVSKRETALKAQQKSLEEAQKTLDEQVASKLKTERALIAAEEAKKARFALASDLEAKSKELLELQEILRQRNSKLEEAQKTQADLLRKQRELDDAKRELDLTVEKRVQESITQVRQKAKQEAEDSLKLKVSEKEEQIASMQRQIDELKRKADQGSQQLQGEVLELELETALRLKFPLDSIEPVAKGEFGGDVLQRVMGPSGQRCGAILWESKRTKNWSDGWLAKLRNDQRTAKAEIAVLVSSTLPKEIETFGQIDGIWVTEPRLALPLVMALRQSLIEIANTRQFQEGQETKMELVYRYLTGPKFKHRIEAIVEKFADMQADLDKERKTMTRLWAKREMQIQGVIESTVGMYGDLQGIAGRALPAIEGLELPMLDLQEPGEEL from the coding sequence ATGACCGAACCGACCATCCGCTGCCCACAGTGCACCTCCGAAATCAAATTAACCGAGTCGCTCGCCGCGCCGCTGATACAGGCTACACGGCAGGAGTACGAAGCGAAGCTGGCGCAGAAAGAGACGGATGTTTCCAAGCGTGAAACCGCGTTGAAGGCACAGCAAAAATCCCTCGAAGAGGCACAAAAAACACTGGATGAGCAAGTCGCCAGCAAACTCAAAACGGAACGCGCGCTGATCGCTGCCGAAGAAGCCAAAAAAGCCAGATTCGCATTGGCATCCGATCTGGAAGCTAAATCCAAGGAATTGCTGGAATTGCAGGAAATTCTCCGGCAACGCAACAGCAAACTGGAAGAAGCGCAAAAAACACAAGCCGATCTGTTGCGCAAGCAGCGTGAACTGGACGATGCCAAACGGGAACTGGATTTGACCGTTGAAAAACGAGTGCAGGAATCGATCACCCAGGTGCGGCAAAAAGCCAAGCAAGAAGCCGAAGACAGTCTCAAGCTCAAGGTCAGTGAGAAAGAAGAACAGATTGCTTCGATGCAGCGCCAGATCGACGAATTGAAACGCAAAGCCGATCAGGGCTCACAGCAACTCCAGGGTGAAGTTCTGGAGCTCGAATTGGAAACCGCGTTGCGATTGAAATTTCCGCTGGACAGCATTGAACCGGTCGCGAAAGGCGAATTTGGCGGCGATGTATTGCAACGCGTGATGGGACCATCAGGTCAGCGGTGCGGCGCAATTTTGTGGGAATCCAAACGGACTAAAAACTGGAGCGACGGCTGGCTGGCAAAACTGCGCAATGATCAACGCACCGCCAAAGCGGAAATCGCAGTGCTGGTATCCAGCACGTTACCGAAGGAAATCGAAACGTTTGGACAAATCGACGGCATCTGGGTCACCGAACCGCGTCTGGCGTTACCGCTCGTCATGGCGTTGCGCCAATCCCTGATAGAAATCGCCAATACGCGGCAATTCCAGGAAGGCCAGGAAACCAAAATGGAGTTGGTCTATCGCTATTTAACCGGACCGAAATTCAAGCATCGCATCGAAGCGATCGTGGAAAAATTTGCCGACATGCAAGCGGATCTGGACAAAGAACGTAAGACCATGACCCGTCTCTGGGCCAAGCGGGAAATGCAGATTCAAGGTGTGATCGAATCCACGGTCGGTATGTACGGCGATTTGCAAGGGATCGCCGGGCGTGCTTTACCGGCCATTGAGGGATTGGAGTTGCCTATGCTTGATCTGCAAGAACCTGGTGAAGAACTATAA